In the Clostridium beijerinckii genome, one interval contains:
- a CDS encoding B12-binding domain-containing radical SAM protein, whose protein sequence is MKKKILLITPENEEINRFRKNQFNNFIQITMPYLAAFIDENKYEITLVDEYNQRVPFEEKFHLVAITVNTSNAAHCYDISKKFRDKNIKVVIGGPHATLLQEEVKKHCDYIMVGEGEIIWPEFLEDFYEDKAKPEYICEEVPNLKNMPIARRNLIHKRYFTKGAVISSRGCPYNCSYCNLKQIYCEPFRTRPIKEVISEIKTMKSKFFVFWDDNFFGDINFVKELLLELKKLNKKWAAQVTLERCKDDELLKLAKEAGCVYFFVGIESFSQDSLGSVNKGINDVDKYKSMIDKIHNNGICVQAGIIFGFDTDKKDVFKKTLDACNELGIDGATVSILTPLPKTPVYSKLKEENRLITEDWSYYNGKTRVAFIPKNMSAEELFEGYMWFRREFYSLKSIYKRIRKSKTNILYNLIVNLGYKISLNGTKNNF, encoded by the coding sequence ATGAAGAAAAAAATACTTTTAATAACACCTGAGAATGAGGAAATAAATAGATTTAGAAAAAATCAATTTAATAATTTTATTCAGATAACTATGCCATACTTAGCAGCTTTCATAGATGAAAATAAATATGAAATAACTCTAGTTGATGAATATAATCAAAGAGTTCCTTTTGAAGAAAAATTTCATCTGGTTGCAATAACGGTAAACACATCAAATGCTGCCCATTGTTATGATATATCGAAGAAGTTTAGGGATAAGAATATTAAAGTTGTAATTGGAGGTCCTCATGCAACATTATTACAAGAAGAGGTAAAGAAACATTGTGATTATATAATGGTGGGAGAGGGCGAAATTATATGGCCAGAATTTTTAGAAGATTTCTATGAGGATAAAGCAAAACCAGAATATATTTGCGAAGAAGTACCTAATCTAAAAAATATGCCAATAGCAAGAAGAAATCTAATTCATAAAAGATACTTTACAAAAGGGGCAGTTATTTCTTCGAGGGGATGTCCTTATAATTGTAGTTATTGCAATTTAAAGCAAATTTATTGTGAGCCGTTTAGAACAAGGCCTATTAAAGAAGTTATTTCTGAGATAAAGACCATGAAAAGTAAGTTTTTTGTATTTTGGGATGATAATTTCTTTGGGGATATAAATTTTGTGAAAGAATTACTGTTGGAATTGAAAAAACTTAATAAAAAGTGGGCAGCACAAGTAACGCTAGAGAGATGTAAAGATGATGAATTATTAAAATTAGCTAAAGAGGCTGGCTGTGTATACTTCTTTGTAGGAATAGAATCTTTTTCACAGGATAGTTTGGGAAGTGTAAACAAAGGTATAAATGATGTAGATAAATATAAAAGTATGATAGACAAAATTCATAATAATGGAATTTGTGTACAAGCTGGAATAATATTTGGATTTGATACAGATAAAAAGGATGTATTCAAGAAAACTCTTGATGCCTGCAATGAGCTAGGAATAGATGGAGCAACTGTAAGTATATTAACTCCTCTGCCTAAAACACCAGTATATTCAAAGCTAAAAGAAGAAAATAGATTAATAACAGAGGATTGGAGCTATTACAATGGAAAAACTAGAGTAGCTTTTATTCCTAAAAATATGAGCGCAGAAGAGCTGTTTGAAGGCTATATGTGGTTTAGGAGAGAGTTTTATTCTTTAAAATCTATTTATAAGAGAATAAGAAAATCTAAAACAAACATATTATATAACTTAATTGTAAATTTAGGATATAAGATAAGTCTTAACGGTACAAAAAATAATTTTTAG
- a CDS encoding ketopantoate reductase family protein gives MKILVYGAGVLGSYLAHVLIRGGNDVTLLARNERFKELKNNGLVIRHYIQCKTTTDKVKVIDFLPSNEVYEIIFVVMQYTHLNSILPCLSNNKSSNIIFVGNNADPHAIKNYMLKNSCNEKHIAFGFQSTGGRRENGKVICVRIIGQMELGGLDGNLSWKNIIDRAFKNTKYKLTYFDDMDSWLKSHIALIMPLCYASYACDGDLHKVAKSKKLLNQIIKAIDEGYKVLESLGYSILPKNEENFVRNKSYMFYLLLKIIMITPMGRLAISDHAMSAVNEMFMLSDAFNILKQKSNISTPNWDELQSHLEKNRNKETCIN, from the coding sequence ATGAAAATATTAGTTTATGGAGCTGGTGTTTTAGGAAGTTATTTGGCTCATGTATTGATACGCGGAGGCAATGATGTTACATTGCTTGCTAGAAACGAACGTTTTAAAGAATTGAAGAATAATGGACTTGTTATTCGCCATTATATACAGTGTAAAACTACCACTGACAAAGTAAAAGTAATAGATTTTCTTCCTTCAAATGAAGTGTATGAAATAATATTTGTAGTAATGCAATATACACATTTAAATTCAATATTACCATGTCTTTCAAATAATAAAAGTTCTAATATTATATTTGTTGGTAATAATGCAGATCCCCATGCAATTAAGAATTATATGCTAAAAAATAGCTGTAATGAAAAACATATTGCTTTTGGGTTCCAAAGTACTGGCGGAAGACGTGAAAATGGAAAAGTTATTTGCGTGCGTATAATCGGACAAATGGAGTTAGGTGGATTAGATGGTAACTTATCATGGAAAAACATTATAGATAGGGCTTTTAAAAACACAAAATATAAATTAACTTATTTTGATGATATGGATTCGTGGCTTAAAAGTCATATTGCTCTAATTATGCCTCTTTGTTATGCTTCATATGCATGTGATGGAGATTTACATAAAGTAGCTAAGAGCAAAAAACTTTTAAATCAAATTATTAAAGCAATCGATGAAGGCTATAAAGTATTAGAATCACTTGGCTACTCCATTTTACCTAAAAATGAAGAAAATTTTGTTAGAAATAAATCATATATGTTCTATCTATTATTGAAAATTATTATGATAACACCTATGGGAAGGCTAGCAATAAGCGATCATGCTATGTCAGCAGTTAATGAGATGTTCATGTTGAGTGATGCATTCAATATATTAAAGCAAAAATCAAATATTTCAACGCCAAATTGGGATGAACTCCAAAGTCATTTGGAAAAAAATCGTAACAAAGAAACATGTATCAATTGA
- a CDS encoding glycoside hydrolase family 113, producing MKYINNCKTVDKLKNIILIAIIFSSFFIISSNVQAATITNNQTSNSKIGWTIDGKKIKSGSLSTDYNTEQVLNDMNKFQLNTLNIPVMIDVDNISSSSMIVDKISEEKAINLIKQLKNTNTNINVILEPYPWIEQGTKAETEWKPNNMNAFFLNWKTNVLKTLITDIAVPYNVTALNIGSNLVNMESEENNWCDTIDYVRTYYKGFVTYRTNKWDTASWAPDSVTAYNNKLNNKLFSKVDFISIAAYFELTKNPTNTVENLTSAIENSQIDFNGQVRHQNIKQEIKNFYDKWNKPIFFGELGFPKFDYASYEPWNWNPYKNNNINNVEQANCFEAYRREFQDEPWFLGFSIFAVGEQSNDKHYYPSQESTEVIKKWYSNGK from the coding sequence ATGAAATATATAAACAATTGCAAAACAGTAGACAAACTGAAAAATATAATTTTAATAGCAATTATTTTCAGTAGTTTTTTTATTATTTCATCTAATGTACAAGCAGCTACTATTACAAATAATCAAACATCAAATTCTAAAATCGGATGGACAATTGATGGAAAGAAGATTAAATCAGGTAGCTTATCAACAGACTATAATACTGAACAAGTGCTAAATGATATGAATAAGTTTCAGTTGAATACCTTAAATATACCTGTAATGATAGATGTAGATAATATTTCTTCAAGTAGTATGATAGTTGATAAAATAAGTGAAGAAAAGGCAATTAATTTAATTAAACAATTGAAGAATACAAATACCAATATAAATGTAATATTAGAGCCATATCCTTGGATAGAGCAGGGCACAAAGGCTGAAACTGAATGGAAACCGAATAACATGAATGCTTTCTTTTTAAATTGGAAGACTAATGTATTAAAGACATTGATAACTGATATTGCAGTACCATATAATGTAACAGCCCTAAACATAGGAAGTAATCTAGTTAACATGGAATCAGAAGAAAACAATTGGTGTGATACGATAGATTATGTTAGAACATATTATAAAGGATTTGTAACATACAGAACAAATAAATGGGATACTGCTTCATGGGCTCCTGACAGTGTTACTGCATATAATAACAAGTTAAATAATAAGTTATTTTCAAAAGTAGATTTTATTTCTATAGCAGCTTATTTCGAACTTACAAAGAATCCTACAAATACAGTTGAAAATCTTACAAGCGCAATAGAAAATTCTCAGATAGATTTTAATGGACAAGTTAGACACCAAAATATAAAACAAGAAATAAAAAACTTCTATGATAAATGGAATAAGCCTATTTTTTTTGGAGAACTTGGCTTTCCTAAATTTGATTATGCATCATACGAGCCTTGGAATTGGAATCCATATAAGAATAATAATATTAATAACGTTGAGCAAGCTAATTGTTTTGAAGCCTATAGAAGAGAGTTCCAAGATGAACCTTGGTTTTTAGGATTTTCTATATTTGCAGTGGGTGAACAAAGCAATGACAAACATTATTATCCAAGTCAAGAAAGTACAGAAGTTATAAAAAAATGGTATAGCAATGGAAAATAA
- a CDS encoding DNA polymerase beta superfamily protein, whose protein sequence is MNKVTKEILNKEEYKFIHSNENLGENIIYLTLSGSIGYGTNIDNSDVDLRGITIERKENIYGFQSFEQFEDTATDTVIYGLRKFVSLALKGNPNILELLGTKDEHIIYMNKYGEALRKNRELFLSKRVIHTFGNYATAQLRRLQNALARDEYPKEEKEKHILNTINNQMNHFSSNYTEFPKGSIKLYIDKSDKKEAEILMDIHIDKYSLRDFKSIYSEMSNIVHDYDKLNHRNRKKDEGKLLKHAMHLIRLLIMGTEILKTHEINTYREKEYDLLMDIRKGKYSYDELFKLVELYDFNFKEASVNTTLPKEPDERQVEELLISLYERYYNGTRKIIK, encoded by the coding sequence ATGAATAAAGTAACAAAGGAAATTTTAAATAAAGAGGAATATAAATTTATACATTCAAATGAAAACTTAGGAGAAAACATAATATACTTAACACTTTCAGGGTCAATTGGATATGGTACTAATATAGATAATAGTGATGTAGATTTACGAGGAATTACAATTGAAAGAAAAGAAAATATATATGGATTTCAAAGTTTTGAACAATTTGAAGATACAGCAACTGATACTGTTATATATGGACTTAGGAAATTTGTTTCATTAGCATTAAAGGGAAATCCTAATATTCTTGAATTATTAGGTACTAAGGATGAGCATATTATATATATGAATAAATATGGTGAGGCATTACGTAAAAATAGAGAGCTGTTCTTATCAAAAAGAGTTATACACACTTTTGGTAATTATGCTACTGCACAATTAAGAAGACTGCAAAATGCCTTGGCAAGGGATGAGTATCCGAAGGAAGAAAAGGAGAAACATATACTTAATACAATAAATAATCAAATGAATCATTTTTCATCTAATTACACAGAGTTTCCAAAGGGGAGTATAAAATTATATATTGATAAATCTGATAAAAAGGAAGCAGAGATATTAATGGACATTCATATAGATAAGTATTCTTTAAGAGATTTTAAAAGTATATACTCAGAAATGAGTAATATTGTTCACGATTATGATAAGCTTAATCATAGGAATAGAAAAAAAGATGAGGGGAAGCTTTTAAAACATGCTATGCACTTAATAAGGCTCCTAATCATGGGAACAGAAATATTAAAAACTCATGAAATCAACACCTATCGAGAGAAAGAATATGATTTATTAATGGATATCAGAAAAGGCAAGTATAGTTATGATGAATTGTTTAAGTTAGTCGAGTTATATGATTTTAATTTTAAAGAAGCATCAGTTAATACTACATTGCCTAAAGAACCTGATGAGAGGCAAGTTGAAGAATTATTGATTTCTTTGTATGAGAGATATTATAATGGTACAAGAAAAATTATTAAGTAG
- a CDS encoding nucleotidyltransferase domain-containing protein, translating to MDKVIQAQLRDIEEKNNVKILYAIESGSRGWGFESKDSDFDVRFIYIHPVEWYLSVFEGPDIIEIPVDEVLDVNGWDLRKALKLMYRSNASLLEWLSSPITYRQNQELVKELRQVAEKYFSPISVTYHYINIAKKSFDGLEGLNNVNIKKLFYVIRPILSCMWIENFNTIPPMNLQAMMKEVKMDDKVKTIIEELVTIKADRIESDTIKQPTELMEFLRDKLEYYYSYAKNIKTEKERDSSILNEFFHKTIKEYSGDIE from the coding sequence ATGGATAAAGTAATACAAGCTCAATTAAGAGATATAGAAGAAAAAAATAATGTAAAAATACTATATGCAATAGAGTCAGGAAGTCGTGGCTGGGGATTTGAATCTAAGGATAGTGATTTTGATGTGAGATTTATTTATATACATCCAGTTGAATGGTATTTAAGTGTATTTGAAGGCCCTGATATTATAGAAATACCTGTAGATGAGGTGTTAGATGTTAATGGATGGGATCTTCGAAAAGCCTTAAAACTAATGTACAGGTCAAATGCATCTTTATTAGAATGGCTATCATCGCCAATTACCTACAGGCAAAATCAAGAGCTTGTAAAAGAATTAAGACAGGTGGCAGAAAAGTACTTTTCACCAATATCAGTCACATACCATTATATAAATATTGCAAAGAAAAGCTTTGATGGATTGGAAGGCTTAAATAATGTTAACATCAAAAAGCTTTTTTATGTTATTAGGCCAATTTTATCATGTATGTGGATAGAGAATTTCAATACAATTCCACCTATGAATTTACAAGCAATGATGAAAGAAGTTAAAATGGATGACAAAGTCAAGACGATAATAGAAGAACTTGTTACTATCAAAGCTGATAGGATAGAGTCAGACACGATAAAACAACCTACAGAATTAATGGAATTCTTAAGAGACAAGCTAGAATATTATTATAGTTATGCAAAAAATATTAAAACTGAAAAAGAAAGAGATTCTAGTATCCTAAATGAATTTTTCCATAAGACTATTAAAGAATATAGCGGTGATATAGAATGA
- a CDS encoding RtcB family protein: MIEVKGKYNTAKVFTDNIETEAIEQLEELCNQPFVEGCKVRIMPDTHKGASCVIGFTADLCDKVIPNIVGVDIGCGMLTVNLGRVDVDLEKLDEIIHKYIPSGMNVHEGRVVRFPELQNLKCYRSLKNTKRIERSIGTLGGGNHFIEINESADGIKYLVIHSGSRNLGTQVASIYQNLAIDLCSGKGDYFVKREKIISEYKADGRRKEIQKALKDLEALYNDLMPSYPKELCFLSGDYRKDYLHDMNICQEYAVLNRNTMADIILKKLLGKGFDEFEAFSTTHNYINLKDNIIRKGSISAYEGEKVLIPLNMRDGSIIAIGKGNPDWNYSAPHGAGRIMSRTKAKEKVNLEEFKASMEGIFTTSVTEATIDEAPMVYKPKEEILENISETVDIIEIIKPIYNFKAQG; this comes from the coding sequence ATGATAGAAGTTAAAGGGAAATATAATACTGCAAAAGTATTTACAGATAATATAGAAACAGAAGCAATTGAACAATTAGAGGAATTATGCAATCAGCCTTTTGTAGAGGGCTGCAAGGTTAGAATAATGCCAGATACTCATAAAGGGGCAAGCTGTGTTATTGGATTTACAGCTGATTTGTGTGATAAAGTCATTCCGAATATTGTAGGAGTCGATATTGGATGCGGGATGTTAACTGTAAATTTAGGAAGAGTAGATGTTGATTTAGAAAAGCTAGATGAGATTATCCATAAATATATTCCATCAGGAATGAATGTACATGAAGGAAGAGTGGTTAGATTCCCAGAATTGCAGAATTTAAAATGTTATAGGAGCTTGAAAAATACTAAAAGAATTGAAAGAAGTATTGGCACCTTAGGCGGGGGAAATCACTTTATTGAAATAAATGAGAGTGCTGATGGAATAAAGTATCTTGTGATTCACTCAGGAAGCAGAAATTTAGGAACACAAGTGGCTAGTATTTATCAAAATCTTGCAATAGATTTATGCAGTGGTAAAGGTGATTACTTTGTTAAAAGAGAAAAAATAATTAGTGAATATAAAGCTGATGGACGTAGAAAAGAAATCCAGAAAGCTTTAAAAGATTTAGAAGCACTATATAATGACCTAATGCCAAGCTACCCAAAAGAGTTGTGCTTTTTAAGTGGAGATTATAGGAAGGATTATCTACATGATATGAATATTTGCCAAGAATATGCTGTCTTAAATAGAAACACAATGGCAGATATAATTTTGAAAAAGCTGCTTGGAAAAGGTTTTGATGAATTTGAAGCATTTTCTACTACCCATAATTATATAAACTTAAAAGACAACATAATTAGAAAAGGAAGTATTTCCGCCTATGAAGGAGAAAAAGTATTAATTCCCCTTAATATGAGAGATGGAAGCATAATTGCAATAGGGAAAGGTAATCCAGATTGGAATTACTCAGCACCACATGGGGCAGGCCGTATTATGAGCAGGACTAAAGCTAAGGAAAAAGTCAATTTGGAAGAATTTAAGGCTTCAATGGAAGGGATTTTTACAACTTCAGTTACAGAAGCGACAATTGATGAAGCTCCAATGGTGTATAAGCCTAAGGAAGAAATACTTGAAAATATTTCTGAGACTGTTGATATTATTGAAATAATCAAACCAATTTATAATTTTAAAGCTCAAGGGTAA
- a CDS encoding TROVE domain-containing protein, whose translation MSKFNFFRNTTVNTVNKEGHVAFKMELKEKLITEVLTSFFNEGKFYGDNSLEIVNDLRNVIKIDPKFVANLAIYARKEIHLRSISHVMAAELAHDVQGKKYVRRVLSEIVERVDDMAEILSYYLNVYGKPIPNSLKKGLGDSFIRFDEYSLAKYNRSKEIKLKDIVNLVHPRPSTGKQSDMFKRLLEDNLETPFTWETMLSSEGNNKNTWEKLIDSNKLGYMAILRNLRNIIKAEPDNIEKVYEILENENRVKNSKQLPFRYYSAFKVLSNEGLGTSKIYDTLEKAIRFSTDNIERLSGKTFISADVSGSMRSTLSRKSDTTCAEIGTVLMAIANSICDEAITSTFDTRFKITPFAATNGIIANANSIRVTGGGTNLSLPIYHLLDNKIYVDRIIILSDNEINYGYARVCQDLINQYRKQVNPNVCVHAIDLLGYGTQQFKGDKVNIIAGWNEKILEFIPNVENGLSNIKDKIEEYYFKEKLESII comes from the coding sequence TTATGGAGATAATTCTTTAGAAATAGTTAACGATTTAAGAAATGTTATTAAGATAGATCCGAAATTTGTAGCAAATTTGGCCATATATGCTAGAAAAGAAATTCATTTAAGAAGCATTTCTCATGTTATGGCTGCAGAGCTTGCTCATGATGTGCAGGGAAAGAAGTATGTTAGAAGAGTTCTAAGTGAAATAGTTGAGAGAGTAGATGATATGGCGGAAATTTTAAGTTATTACCTAAATGTATATGGCAAACCAATTCCAAATTCACTCAAGAAAGGGTTAGGTGATTCTTTCATAAGATTTGATGAGTATTCTCTTGCAAAATACAATAGATCAAAGGAGATTAAACTTAAGGACATAGTAAATTTAGTTCATCCAAGACCAAGCACAGGTAAGCAAAGCGATATGTTTAAGAGATTACTTGAGGATAACCTAGAAACACCATTTACATGGGAAACAATGCTTTCAAGTGAGGGCAATAACAAGAATACTTGGGAAAAATTAATTGATAGCAATAAGCTTGGTTATATGGCTATACTTCGTAATTTGAGAAACATCATTAAAGCTGAACCAGATAATATAGAAAAGGTATATGAAATTTTAGAAAATGAGAATAGAGTTAAAAATAGCAAGCAGCTACCTTTTAGATATTATTCAGCATTTAAAGTATTATCAAATGAAGGTCTTGGAACATCAAAAATTTATGATACTCTCGAAAAAGCAATTAGATTTTCTACAGACAACATAGAGCGACTTAGTGGTAAGACTTTTATATCAGCTGATGTATCAGGTTCTATGAGAAGTACGCTAAGTAGAAAAAGTGATACTACTTGTGCTGAAATAGGTACTGTTCTTATGGCGATTGCAAATAGCATTTGTGATGAAGCTATAACAAGTACTTTTGATACAAGATTTAAAATAACTCCATTTGCAGCTACAAATGGAATTATAGCTAATGCAAATTCTATAAGGGTTACAGGCGGAGGGACAAATCTTTCATTGCCAATATATCATTTGTTAGATAATAAAATTTATGTTGATAGAATAATAATTCTATCAGACAACGAAATAAATTATGGATATGCTAGAGTATGCCAAGATTTGATAAATCAATATAGAAAGCAAGTAAATCCTAATGTCTGTGTACATGCAATTGACCTTTTAGGTTATGGTACACAGCAATTTAAAGGAGACAAAGTAAATATAATTGCAGGATGGAATGAAAAAATACTAGAATTCATACCAAATGTAGAAAACGGTCTTAGCAATATAAAGGACAAGATTGAAGAGTATTATTTTAAGGAAAAATTAGAATCAATTATATAG